The following coding sequences lie in one Labrys wisconsinensis genomic window:
- a CDS encoding MarR family transcriptional regulator, translated as MSGKGATAVELRPVQALKLWHDLTLDLVRDAQPDLSARQLAILLTVYLEPPPHTVRGLAGKLSVTKPVITRALDTMAKLKLTARRRDEVDRRNVIIQRTVDGALFVERLGDLLVLHAKDLPR; from the coding sequence GTGAGCGGGAAGGGGGCCACGGCCGTGGAGCTGCGCCCGGTCCAGGCACTGAAACTCTGGCACGATCTCACGCTCGATCTGGTCCGGGATGCGCAGCCGGACCTGTCGGCACGGCAGCTTGCGATCCTGCTCACCGTCTATCTCGAGCCGCCGCCGCACACGGTGCGCGGCCTCGCCGGCAAGCTCTCCGTGACCAAGCCGGTCATCACCCGAGCCCTCGACACCATGGCCAAGCTCAAGCTCACCGCGCGCCGGCGCGACGAGGTCGACCGGCGCAACGTCATCATCCAGCGCACGGTGGACGGCGCCCTGTTCGTCGAGCGGCTCGGCGATCTCCTGGTGCTGCACGCCAAGGACCTGCCGCGATGA
- a CDS encoding leucyl aminopeptidase family protein yields MHALLAAGDEASSARPIWFVTPATIGGVLAALPQPQRDWVAAAGFEPKAGQHLLLPDAAGSLAGVLFGLEGPDARQRDGFLPGKLATALPPGLYRFANAPHDARLAALGWLTGSYRFTRYRGGEDKPVRLVLPEGVDGAELGRIAEAVALGRDLINTPANDLGPEELEAAMRGLAERHGAAMRAVVGAELLSQNFPMVHAVGRAAARAPRLLDFTWGDPTAPKVTLVGKGVVFDTGGLNIKPESSMALMKKDMGGAACVLACAAMIMGAGLKLRLRVIVPAVENAISGSAFRPSDVLASRKGLTVEIGNTDAEGRLILADALALADEEAPDLIVDMATLTGAARVALGPELPALFTDSDELAASLQAHGLAEADPAWRLPLWAPYDSLLDSKIASVNHISGGPFAGSITAALFLRRFVEKARAYAHFDLFCWTPTARPGRPFGAEVMAARALYAHLADRFR; encoded by the coding sequence ATGCATGCCCTCCTCGCCGCCGGCGACGAAGCGTCCAGCGCCCGCCCGATCTGGTTCGTCACGCCGGCGACGATCGGCGGTGTGCTGGCGGCCCTGCCGCAGCCGCAGCGCGACTGGGTCGCCGCCGCCGGCTTCGAGCCCAAGGCCGGCCAGCACCTCCTGCTCCCAGACGCGGCCGGCAGCCTCGCCGGCGTGCTCTTCGGCCTGGAGGGGCCCGACGCCCGCCAGCGCGACGGCTTCCTGCCGGGCAAGCTGGCGACGGCGCTGCCGCCGGGCCTCTACCGTTTCGCCAACGCGCCGCACGATGCGCGCCTGGCCGCGCTCGGCTGGCTGACCGGCAGCTATCGCTTCACCCGCTATCGCGGGGGCGAGGACAAGCCGGTGCGCCTGGTGCTGCCCGAGGGGGTCGACGGCGCCGAGCTCGGCCGCATCGCCGAGGCCGTCGCCCTCGGCCGCGACCTGATCAACACGCCGGCCAACGATCTCGGCCCGGAGGAGCTGGAGGCGGCGATGCGCGGCCTTGCCGAGCGGCACGGCGCTGCGATGCGCGCCGTGGTCGGCGCCGAGCTGCTCAGCCAGAACTTCCCGATGGTCCACGCCGTCGGCCGGGCGGCGGCGCGGGCGCCGCGCCTGCTCGACTTCACCTGGGGCGATCCGACCGCGCCCAAGGTCACGCTGGTGGGCAAGGGTGTCGTCTTCGACACCGGCGGGCTCAACATCAAGCCCGAGAGCAGCATGGCGCTGATGAAGAAGGACATGGGCGGAGCGGCCTGCGTTCTCGCCTGCGCCGCCATGATCATGGGCGCCGGGCTGAAGCTGCGTCTGCGCGTGATCGTGCCGGCGGTGGAGAATGCCATCTCCGGCTCGGCCTTCCGCCCGAGCGACGTGCTGGCCTCGCGCAAGGGCCTGACGGTGGAGATCGGCAACACCGATGCCGAGGGACGGCTGATCCTCGCCGATGCGCTGGCGCTGGCCGACGAGGAGGCTCCGGACCTGATCGTCGACATGGCGACGCTGACCGGCGCCGCCCGCGTCGCGCTCGGCCCGGAGCTGCCGGCCCTGTTCACCGACAGCGACGAGCTCGCCGCCTCGCTGCAGGCGCACGGCCTCGCCGAGGCCGACCCGGCCTGGCGGCTGCCGCTGTGGGCGCCCTACGACTCGCTGCTGGACTCCAAGATCGCCAGCGTCAACCACATCTCCGGCGGTCCCTTCGCCGGCTCGATCACGGCGGCGCTGTTCCTGCGCCGCTTCGTCGAGAAGGCCAGGGCCTATGCGCATTTCGACCTGTTCTGCTGGACCCCGACCGCCCGTCCGGGCCGCCCCTTCGGCGCCGAGGTGATGGCGGCGCGGGCGCTCTATGCCCATCTCGCCGACCGGTTCCGCTGA